A genomic window from Clostridia bacterium includes:
- the nifS gene encoding cysteine desulfurase NifS, producing the protein MKVYLDNASTTKMSKAAIEAMIPFFEEYYANPSSLHSMGQEVKEKLEEARAAVAKALGANPEEIYFTSGGSEADNQAILSAAKIGERKGKKHIVTTAFEHHAVLHTLAKLEKQGFEVTYLPVGSEGNVTAAEVAAAIREDTCLVTAMSANNEIGSVLPIAEIGAVCREKKVLFHTDAVQAVGHIPMNVSEMKIDLLSLSAHKFHGPKGVGVLFARKGVALSNLIEGGAQEKGRRAGTENLSGIAGLAAALTEATEHLNENAKRVARLRDKLISGLSAIPHSVLNGDKENRLPGNVHFCFEGIEGESLLLLLDEFGIEASSGSACTSGSLDPSHVLLAIGHPHEIAHGSLRLTLSEYTTEEEIDLALEAIPKVVARLRAMSPIWRDKTQGKKPFILE; encoded by the coding sequence ATGAAGGTATATTTGGATAACGCGTCCACAACGAAAATGAGCAAAGCGGCGATCGAAGCGATGATCCCGTTTTTCGAGGAGTACTACGCGAATCCGTCGAGTTTGCATTCGATGGGGCAGGAAGTCAAAGAGAAGCTCGAAGAGGCGCGCGCCGCGGTCGCAAAGGCGCTCGGCGCGAATCCCGAGGAGATCTATTTTACGTCGGGCGGGAGCGAAGCGGATAATCAAGCGATCCTGTCCGCCGCGAAGATCGGCGAGAGAAAGGGGAAAAAGCATATCGTGACGACGGCGTTTGAGCATCACGCTGTCCTGCATACCCTCGCGAAACTCGAAAAGCAAGGCTTCGAGGTGACCTATCTTCCCGTCGGGAGCGAAGGGAACGTGACCGCCGCCGAAGTCGCCGCCGCGATCCGCGAGGATACTTGTCTCGTAACCGCGATGAGCGCGAATAACGAGATCGGATCGGTGCTTCCGATCGCGGAGATCGGCGCGGTGTGCAGAGAAAAGAAAGTTCTGTTCCACACGGACGCCGTGCAAGCGGTCGGGCATATCCCGATGAACGTTTCGGAGATGAAGATCGATCTTTTATCCCTGTCCGCGCATAAGTTCCACGGTCCCAAAGGCGTCGGCGTTTTGTTCGCGCGAAAGGGCGTCGCTTTGTCGAACCTGATCGAAGGCGGCGCGCAGGAGAAAGGTCGCCGCGCGGGAACGGAGAACCTATCGGGTATCGCGGGGCTTGCCGCCGCGCTGACGGAGGCGACGGAGCATTTGAACGAGAACGCGAAGCGGGTCGCGAGACTGCGCGATAAACTCATAAGCGGGCTCAGCGCGATCCCCCACAGCGTCTTGAACGGCGATAAAGAAAACCGCCTGCCCGGGAACGTGCATTTCTGCTTCGAAGGGATCGAGGGAGAAAGCCTGCTCCTTTTGTTGGACGAATTCGGGATTGAAGCGTCCTCGGGGTCGGCGTGCACGTCGGGTTCGTTGGATCCGTCCCACGTCCTTCTCGCGATCGGGCATCCGCACGAGATCGCGCACGGATCGCTTCGCTTGACGCTTTCCGAGTACACGACCGAAGAGGAGATCGATCTCGCGCTCGAAGCAATCCCGAAAGTCGTGGCGAGACTTCGCGCGATGTCGCCGATTTGGAGAGATAAGACGCAAGGAAAGAAACCTTTTATATTGGAATAA
- the nifU gene encoding Fe-S cluster assembly scaffold protein NifU, translated as MALYSEKVMDHFRNPRNVGVIEDANGIGEVGNAKCGDIMKIYLKIKDGIIEDVKFETFGCGSAIASSSMATELIKGKPLSDALTLTNQAVTEALDGLPAHKIHCSVLAEEAIKNAILDYYQRENIPYDEETFRGAGHVCCHE; from the coding sequence ATGGCTTTATACAGTGAAAAAGTAATGGACCATTTCAGAAATCCCCGTAACGTCGGCGTGATCGAAGACGCGAACGGAATCGGTGAAGTCGGAAACGCCAAATGCGGCGATATTATGAAGATCTATTTGAAGATCAAAGACGGGATCATCGAGGACGTAAAGTTCGAGACGTTCGGATGCGGCTCCGCGATCGCGTCGAGCTCGATGGCGACCGAACTTATCAAGGGGAAACCGCTTTCCGACGCGCTCACTTTGACGAATCAAGCGGTCACGGAAGCGCTGGACGGGCTTCCCGCGCATAAGATCCACTGCTCGGTTCTCGCGGAAGAGGCGATCAAAAACGCGATCCTCGATTATTATCAAAGGGAAAATATCCCCTACGATGAAGAGACCTTC